A stretch of the Lolium perenne isolate Kyuss_39 chromosome 3, Kyuss_2.0, whole genome shotgun sequence genome encodes the following:
- the LOC127338103 gene encoding uncharacterized protein: MADVQEQEDRKKLEEEYWYPNQEEVEHKGWNPDDYFPARNWRTDDITSIPPMCYTDHISSFNHPRSSLQIVSIRIASIRGGLRWPIHVYGMVTARDVYDNRKHVVIYARARGDCQTITEEHPYLLLTGPTRAVLTCHDPGNIEIVLKVEGETESQDRDLSSLVLTLNQYRSFRGDYPSKRSTLELGFHHIERAVEATICVRIDGGSVLPPGGLQGVFTASTASIQDVEILLLAFRDGKLPLADDGTINLSRRVVSVGYSRQDQKDHLKVSVVAKCAEDGHDATRDDIVFTPKTRGRSWGVFHVGAYKMQVTVAWSLFDF, encoded by the exons ATGGCGGACGTGCAGGAACAGGAGGATCGGAAGAAATTGGAAGAGGAGTACTGGTACCCTAACCAAGAGGAGGTCGAACATAAGGGTTGGAATCCTGATGACTATTTCCCTGCAAGGAACTGGCGAACCGACGACATCA CATCTATCCCTCCCATGTGTTACACCGACCATATTTCCAGCTTCAATCACCCCAGAAGTAGTCTGCAGATTGTATCTATAAGAATTGCTTCAATAAGAGGAGGTCTACGTTGGCCCATCCATGTATATGGCATGGTCACCGCGCGCGATGTCTATGACAACCGTAAGCATGTTGTTATCTATGCCCGTGCAAGGGGTGATTGTCAGACTATCACAGAGGAG CATCCGTATCTCTTACTCACAGGTCCTACACGTGCTGTTCTCACCTGCCATGACCCCGGGAACATTGAGATCGTGCTCAAGGTTGAAGGTGAAACTGAATCTCAAGACAGAGACTTAAGTTCTCTTGTCTTGACGCTAAATCAGTATCGTTCTTTTCGGGGAGACTACCCTAGCAAGCGCAGCACACTCGAGTTAGGATTCCACCATATTGAGAGAGCTGTGGAGGCAACAATCTGTGTGCGAATCGATGGCGGATCAGTGTTGCCCCCAGGTGGTCTTCAAGGTGTGTTCACCGCAAGTACAGCCAGCATACAAGATGTGGAAATTTTGTTGCTTgctttcagagatggtaaactacCCCTCGCCGACGATGGCACAATCAACCTTTCACGCCGTGTTGTCTCTGTCGGATACAGTAGACAAGATCAAAAAGATCATCTCAAGGTCTCCGTCGTGGCAAAGTGTGCTGAGGATGGACATGATGCTACAAGAGATGACATAGTTTTTACGCCAAAGACACGTGGCAGAAGTTGGGGTGTGTTTCATGTCGGCGCGTATAAGATGCAAGTCACGGTTGCCTGGTCTCTATTCGATTTTTAA